A window of Candidatus Peribacteraceae bacterium genomic DNA:
ATGGCGCCGAGCGGCGTGGAGTGGTCGCCCCCCACCAAGCCGGGGATCTTCCCTTCTTCCAGGACTTTCTTCGTCTCATCGTACACAGAGGCATTCAAACGCTCCCCAAGGACACGCACAACCTCCGCATCTTTCCGATTGGCATCCACCACCCCGCCCCGCTCCATAACCGTCTGCGCACTGCGACGCGCTTCCCGGTTCCACTTCCGCACGTCGCCGGATTCCGGAAGCATCACGATGCCGGCCTTGTAGAAGAGGCCGAGGTCTCGGTCAAAAAAGTCCACTTGGGGACTGGCACGAAGAATCGCCGCCGGCCCTTCCGCCGTCCCCCCGCCGTAGGAGACCGTTGCCTCCCAAGGGACGGGTAACAGGACAATGCCGGATTCCTCCCGCGTGAAGGAAAGACCAAAGATGCCCCCGCCGCGCGCTGCGGCGCCGTAGCGGTCGAAGAGGACATCCTGGTCAATATCCCCGAATGAGCCTGTCGTTGTGCGCGGCGCCATGGGAGAGAGGAGTGGTGAATGAGCGACAATGATAGAGCATCGTGGCCTGCGGACAAAATACTCCAGCCGAAGCCGCATCCTGCAACGCAGACCACCCAACACTCAAGGGCATCAGGACAGCGCATTCGCCCTCTCCGTCTCCTTCACGGACGACATCATGCTCCCGGCAACATCATTCTGGCCTTCCTTCCCGCTTCCGTTGCTTCCCTTGGCGGAGACCGAGAATCCGTTCCCGCTCTTCCCGTTCTTCTTCTGGTTCCCGCGCCAGATCTTATCGATGTTCACGCGGTAGATGTTGTTGTAGCGCTCCAGCTCGTTGGGGCCGGCCAGCTTGAGCACGTCCAGTTCCGGCGCGAACATGTCCGAGTAGCGGTCGCGGCGGCGGATGGGTTTGGTGGACCCGTCCGGATAGATCATGACCACGGACGCGCGCTTGATGGTGTTGAAATTGCTCGCCATCACCTGCGCATAGGCGCCCACATCCATCACCGCAAGCAGGTCCCCGGCACGGAGCTTGGGCATCTCGATGCCCTTGGTGATCAGGTCCCACGCGTCGCACGTGTTGCCCGCAATGGTGACGGTATGAATGCGCCGGGAATTCATCTGGGAGGCCGGCAGGATGTCGTACTGGACGCCGTCCTGGATGATGGCATCGGGGACGAAGTTGTACGTGGAGCCGTCGGCTATGACCATCCGCTTGTTGAGGCCCAGGCGCTTCTTGGAGATGACCTTCATGAGCCCGATGCCCGCGTTGAGCACGATGCTCTTCCCCGGCTCGAAGATGAGGCGGAACGGCTGCACGTTATGGCGCCGAAGGAGGCGGTCGAAGTAGCGGGGAAAATCCCGCATGGCCTCGATGGGGAACGCTTCGTCATCGCCGATGGCCGCGGGGAATCCGCCGCCGAGCGAGAGCGTCTTGATGCGTATGCCCTCGTCCTGGTAGCGCTTGATGAGCTTGACGAACACGCGGGCCGCCGCCTTGAACACCCGCGGGTTGTGCACGTACCCGCCCATGAAGTGGAAGCCCTGGAAATCCACGAAGGGACTCCTGCGCGCCAATTCGACCGCGCGGTCGATGTACCCGATGGGGATGCCGTACTTGTTGTTGCGCGTGGAGTAGTGCCCAATCTGCAGCATGGGATTCACGCGGATGACGGTATCGATGTGCTTCTTGAGCTTCTTTGCCGTGCGCGCGATCTGCTCGATGTCCTCGATGGAATCCGCCGTGATGGACTGCACGCCGATCTTGGCCGCGAAGTGCAGGTCCTGCTCCGTCTTGTAGAGGTTCGTGAACGTGAGCTGCCGCGGCTTGAAATCCGCCAGGAGGCCGAGGATCAGTTCGCCCACGCTGGAGCAATCCAAGTCGAACCCCTCTTCGCGCATGAGGCGCAGGATCTCCAGGTTGGAATTGCACTTCACGGCATACTGCAGGTTGATGCCCTGTCCGAAGACCTTCTTGAAGCGCCGGGCGCGTCGGCGGATCTCGCTCTCCACCATCACATAGAGCGGAGTGCCGTACTTCTCAATGATGCGGTCCACGGCCACCCCCTCGATCATCAACATGCCCCGCGTATCCTGGGCGAGAAAATCCTTCCAGCGGTCGCGCATGTACCGGTGAGAGATGCGCTGGTGGCGGCTGGTCCGCATGGCGGTTCTCTCGGGGGCTGCGGATTCGGGGGGAGGCTTCATGTCGCGGGATGGATTGAGGAAAAACGTAAACAAGCCGCGATTATATGGAGTGATGAACTCTTGTCAATGACTTCTTCCGATGTGTTTGCGGAAGAACGACGCTCCTCAGGCCAGGAGGAAGCACTGGAATTGCCAGGGGTCGTCATCCGCAGGCGTAAAGGTGTTCACCGTCTTCGCCGCAACGGTGTCGTTGCCATGCGGCATCCAGTCGAGGGGAACGGAGGGGCATTCGCCCAGGTACGGCCCCGCGACGGAGAGGATCTCCTCGTGCGGGAGCTGGTCGGGGACCAGCACGCCCCGCCGGGGGTTCTTGATCATCCAAAAGACCGCGCCCAACACCGAAGCGGCCACCTGCATCGTCGTGGCGTTCATGTGGGGGACGAGGCGGCGGGCTTCCTCGATGGAGAGGACGGTGCCGGTCCACCAGGACTTGAAGTCGTGGCCCATGAAGAGGCATCCCAGTTCGTCCACGCCGCCCGTGATGTCATCACCCATGATGCGCATCTTCTCCTGCTTCACGTAGTGTCGGCAGCGCAGGGCATGCAACGAAGCGATGGCCGCCAAGCTGGGGCAGTAGGCGTAATGCACGGTGGGCCGGTAGACGGGCGTGCCGTCGGGGCCGTTGACCGTGAGGTAATCCGAGATCGTGAAGGCCTCGCCGTGGCGCACCACCATGCCCACGATGTCCTGGCTGGGGACGCGGGAGCGGACGAACGTGTTGATGCCGAAGCGCGCCATGCAGATCTGGTTCCGGGGACCGGACACGTGGCAACGGGCGTCCGGCGGCAGGGCGCGCTCGTGCGTGCCCCACCCCATTTCCGCAGGCGCCGTCCCCTCCTCGTAGAACCCCTCCACGCTCCACGTGTTCACGAACTCATCGAAGCCATGGGGAATGTTGGTGACCTGCGTGTCGATCTCGCTGATGTGGATCACCTTCACGTTGAGCAGCTGCGCGAGACGCGGGTACGCCCCGCCGTCCATCGCTGCTTGGATGTCCTTGGCGCGGGGATCCCCCGGCTTCTCCGCGACGAGTTTCTTGGCGATGTCCAGAAGCCCGCGCTTGGTGAAGTGCGAGACCAGCCCCGGATTGGCGCCGTGCTCTATGATCGCCGTAGGGCCCGGTTCCTGCCACCCCTTCAAAAGGGCACGGATGGCCATGTGACGCACGTAGAGCGTGCGGTCCGTGGTGAGCTTGTGTTCCCAATCCTCGTAGGGGTCCCACTGTTCGACCGATGTGTTGACATAGAGGACGCCGTGGTCGTGGCACCAAGTGAGGATATCTGTGCAGCCGATGTTCCACGCCAGGTCGATGAGGATGTCCCCTTCCCCCAGGTATGCGCCGAACTGCTTGCCCATGGTCGCACGCTCGATCTTCTCGCACACGAATTTCACCCCTTCCGCGAGCGCCGGCTGAAGGAGCGGGTTCTTCGCGTTATCGACGAAGTCCATCACCGTGATGCGGTCCCGGGGCATGTCCAGGTGCCGCAGGAGCATGGGCAAGGTGCACTGGGCAACACCGCCGTAGCCGAGGAGGAGGATCCGGCCGGGGAAGGAGACGCGCAGTCTCGCCGCGAGGGATTCGATGGACTCCATCTCAGACGGTCACCGGTGCGAAGGCCGTATTGAGGACGATGTTGCGGCCGGAGAATTCCTGCTGGTACGCCTTGGGGAACTCCGCGCAGCCGCGGAGGAGGCAGTGCGCGTTGTAGGACGTGCCGCGGAAGAAGGAGAGCGCGTAATCGATCACCGTCTGCGCCTCGTAGAACTTGCAGCTGAAGACATCCAGGTAGACGGAATTCGTCTGGTTGGCGAAGTGCGCGGAGATGAGGGACGTTTCGATGAGCTGGGTCATGGAGAAGCCCGCGACCTTTTCGTCCTCGCCGAAGTTGACCACCAGCGTATCGCCGAACCTCTTCATGTCGATCTTCACGCACAACTCCTTCACGAACAACTTGATGGCATCCGCATCACGGACAAGAGCGGGGTCGCAGCCGTGGATGTCGATGGCCATGGCCATTCCCCAGGCTTTGCTGTGTTCGTATTCGGCTTTGGTGAGAGGCGTGAAGAGCTTCGTCTGAGAGGAAAGACCGGAGGCGGCCGTGGAGGGACGCGAGGATGCGCGGGAATGCGCGGGGAGCGTCCGATGAGCCGAGGTGGTGACCATGTCAGAAAAAGGAAAGGGAAAGGATGAGAAATTTCCCCAAATATATGCGCGCACTCGCGTGTGTCAACGAATTTTTCCCCCCGCGGTATTCCCCCACCCTGCCCGCTCCCGCCTCTCGCGGGCGCATCCTCATGTTCTGCTCATCAACAAGCCACGTACGGCCAAGGGGCGGCTCTGTTTGTTCCGCATCCCCTTGCCAAATATCCCTTGCGTCACCAACGTTTTCTTTCGTCGTGATCCCCCTGCGACGGCAATGGATATTTCTCGCCTTGCTCTCTGGAGATGACCTGCCTCATTTCCCCTCCGCAAATCTCCTCCCGACCTCCTCCCAGTTCACGACATTCCACCAGGCTTTGACGTAGTCGGGACGGCGGTTCTGGTACTTGAGGTAGTACGCATGCTCCCACACATCGATGGCGAGGAGCGGGACCTTGCCGGCAGATATCGGAGAGTCTTGATTGGCAGTTTTCACGATTTCCAACTGATCGCTGTCGGCTGACGGCTGACGGCTGACGACCAGCCACGCCCACCCGGATCCGAACTGCCCCAGCGCGGCAGCCTCGAACTTCTCGCGGAAAGCGTCAAAACCGCCGAACGACTTCTCCAGCCCCGCCTTCAATTCCGCACCGGGCTCCCGGGCGTTCCCGCCCATAAAGGTCCAGAACAGGTTGTGGTTGTAAAAGCCTCCCCCATGGTTGCGAACCGCAGTGCGCTTATCCGGGGGGAGCTGCTCCAGGTTCTTGAGGACCTCCTCAATGGGCTTCTCCGCCCAGTCGGTTCCGGCCAGGGCTTTGTTGGCGTTGTCACAGTAGGCCTGGTGGTGCTTGGAGTAGTGCACCTCCATGGTCTTGGCATCGATGTGCGGCTCCAGTGCGTCGTAGGAGTACGGGAGCTTGGGGAGGGTGTAGGGCATGGTGGAAAGCAGGAAGAATGATCCATTGTAGGGGTTCCTGGGGCGGATGCCAATGACGTTCTGTCGTTATTTCGTTACCTCGTTATCTCGTCTGTGCTCAAGGAGCACTGACCTAGAAGCAAAATAACGAACTAACGAACGAACGAAATAACGATATACTCCCTCCCAATGGATATCCGCCTCCTCACGTCGGCCGAGGAACTGTCGTCATACGACCGCTGGGTGAAGGGCCACCCTCACGGGACGCTCTGGCAGTCCCTGGAATGGAAAGGGTACCGGGAAGCCCTGGGGCGCCGGGTGCGGATCTACGCGGCGCTGGAGGGTCCCCGGATCACCGCCTCGGCCCTCGTGGTTATCGACCGGACCGCCTTCGGCCTCTCCACATGGGACATCTCCCGGGGACCCCTTGGGAATGAAGAAATGCAAAATGCACAATGGGATATGGTCAATAGAATCGTCACGGACGCGAAGAATGGCGCGTGCATTTCCCTATTCTTTTCACCGCTTTCCTCATTTTGCATTTCCAATTTTGCATTTCCCATTCGTCCGTCACGACGCCATCAACAACCCGAAGCCACCCGTATCCTGGATCTCACGCCTCCTGAGGACCGGCTCCTCGCCCAAATGAAGCCCAAAGGCCGCTACAACATCTCGGTCGCCCAAAAGCATGGCGTGCGTGTGGAACGTTCGGACGATGTGGACGCCTTCTACCGCCTCTTGGAACAGACGGGGAACCGCGACGGCTTCGGCATCCTCCCCAAGCGTCATTACGAGGCGTTCTTGAGTCACCTGAAAGAGAGCTTTTTGCTTTTGGCGTATGCCCCCTCTCCCGGCAGGCAAGCGGAGGGGTGGGAGAGGGGGTTAGGGGGTGAGGTCAGAGAAGCAACTGAAGTGATAGCGAAGGAAAAGCTCCCCATTGCCGCCCTCCTCGGCGTCATCTGGAACGGAACGGGTATCTACTACTATGGAGCGTCGGACTACGAGAGCCGCGCCCTCATGGCCCCCTACCTTCTCCAATGGGAAGCGATGAGGTTCTGCAAAGCCCGGGGATGCGCAGTATATGACTTGTTAGGAGTTGCCCCCCCTCTCCCGAAGGGAGAGGGGGCTGGGGGGAGAGGGGGTTGGGGAAGTGGGCGCTGGGGGAGGGGGCGCTGGGACGGCATCTCCTCCTTCAAGGAGAAGTTCGGGGGAACGGTGGTCACCTACCCGCCGGAACGGCAGATGATCCTGCACCCGGTGATGAATGCGCTTCTGCAGTCGAAGAGGAAAATCTTTGGATGAGCACTAAACCCTCTGACGCGGAGACAAGGAGATCTTTTCGTGCATGAGTATGCCCCTCCCCCTTTGGGGGAGGGGTTAGGGGAGAGGGGGTGACTGAAGCGAAGACAGGTTGCTTTTCTTGCCCTGGAGTACGCCCCCTCCCCCCTCGGGGGAGGGGGTTGGGGGGAGAGGGAATACAAAAAGCCCCCCGCTTTCGCGGGGGGCCCTTTCGTACCTTGTTGAAGGGTAGAAGAACGCCGATTAGCTCTGGTAGCTTGTGGAGCTGATGACGGTCTCCGGATACTCAACCCATGTGAAGCCTTCACTGCCTCCGTTATCCTGGTCATCCCATACGAAGTGACTGTTGTTGTATGCGAATGACTGCTTCGTATCCGAGGAGAAGTCCTGGATGGAGACAAGGAGGTTGGATGTGTTGGCCGCAACGACATCCGGGTTTGTGATTTCCGCGCGAAGGACGAACGTGCTGTCCGTCCCTTGGTCGATCTGCGTCTGCACGTTGCTGGTCGTTGTGCGGAAGTCACAGAGGACGATGAAGGAACCGGAGAGGACGTTGGGCATGGCCGTGCCGCCCGTCGTGTAGGCTGAACAGCTCTTCGTCACGTTCTGGTTGGCAGAGTTGTACATGTAGAAGCTGCCGGAACCGATGGCCACGTTGGTGGCCGTGACATTGAAGTACACGCCGGAAAGCGTGACCTTGTTGAGACCGTTCTTGCTGTTCGTGTTAGCCGCAGCGGAGATCTTGAACTTGCCGATCTCCTTGACGCCGGCGCTCACATTGGTGCCGTTCGGGTCCGTGTTGGCGTTCGTGATGGCCGTGATCTTGGCAAGCACGCTCCTGTGCGTATTGCTGGAAATGATGGCGTTGGCTGTGGCGAGCACCGAACTGCCGATGAGCACTTCGCCGTCGCTGCCAAGGTCATTACCGTTGAGGTTGTTGGAAGAATCCGCACCGCGGGCGCGCACGGCGCCGGTACCCGTGGAGTTGTTCATGGCATCGTCCGGATCGATGAACAGTGCGATCAGCTGGTTGCTGGTGGCGCCTGCGTCATCGTTCTTCAGACGGGGCTTCACGAGGACCTTCACTTCGCCGCCCTTCGGAACAACGAGTTGCTGCGTCTGCATGGAGGCGCAGAACGTAGCGATGGAAGTGGAGTACCCGTTGGGGTTGAAGGACGGCACGTCGTCAGTGCCGCAGCTGTTCGTGGTGGCAATGGCGAAGTAGGAGGTTGCGCCTTCCTTGTACAGCTCAAGGCGTTCAATGGACGCCGCCGTGCTTCCGGAGGAAGTGAGCTGCAAGTTGGTCACGTCGATCGGCTCGTTCTCCGCGCGGAAGTTCAAGCGCAGGATCGTGTCGCCGAGCGTACCGGCAAGCAACTGGTGGTTGCGGACCGGCGTCGTGTCCTTGGTCACGTACAGCGTCCCCTGGTTCACCAGGCTGAAGAGCGTGGACGGGGTCGTGGTGACCGTCATGTCTGCGGAAGCGGCACTGAGGATGATCGTGCCGTTCACGTTCAAGCCGGAGAGGGAAGACCCGCGGTCCACCGTCTCGGCCTCAATGAATGTGGAACCCGTTGCGAAGCGCAACTGGAGGCTGGCCGTAGTCTGCAGGGAACCTGCGATGTCGCTGTGGACCTCGAAGGTGACCGTCTGCTCCTTGTTGACCACGAAACCGCCGTTGGTGATGGTGTCGAAGGTCACGGCGGAGCTCACGGAGCTCTTGCCGCTGTCGAGGATGGTATCCACGGTGCCGTCGCCGTCCGTATCCACCCAGAGGGCGTAGTTGACGCCGTTCTTAATAGTGTTGGTTCCGGCGGCGGATTCGAAGATGAACTTGGTGAGGAGGATGTTCTTGGCCTCACCTGCGCGCGCGTTGAAGCGCAGCAAGCGGACGTTCTTGGCGTTCTTCACGGCCGTCTCCGTTGTGGAGAGGGCCTGGACGCTCACTTGCAGGGAAGCATCGGCAATGCGGTGTGCGTTGCCGGAGATGGTGCCGCGGGGACGGACGTCTTCCACCTTGTCGCCGGTGGAGAGCCCCTCAATATCCATCTGATAGGAGTTTGCTGTGGTTTGATTTGCCAGCAAGCCACCGAAGTCACAGTACACTGTGTTCGCGGCGCTGCCGATTTGCGTGGGCTCGCCGCAGATCTGCACCTTGAACTGGTCGCCGTTGAGCGGGTGGTTCCCGGCGCTGTTATCTTTGAAGTCTGCTTTGATCTGCCACGTCTCCTTACCGTTCACCGTAAAGTCGTCGAAGCGGTAGATCTGGTAGGCAGCTGTGGTGGCACCGAGACCCGTCGTGCCCTTGTCCGTAGAGGCATCCCCGAGAGGCGTGCCCTCCAGGGACGTTCCCGTGGTGGCATTGCGCATGGTGACGTTCTCAAGCACTTCTTCGACCTCGTCGTAGCTCGTGCTGCTCCTGCCGGTGATCAGCGCTGCGCCGGTCACTGTCTGAGCCTGAACGGCCACGTAGAGCTCCTTGACGTTCACCGTGTCTCCGCCCGTGGTGAAGACCACGTTGCCGAGGACGGCGTCATTTTGGTCGCGCGTGTAGCTCTGCTGCGCGGGGCCGTTGATCTCGATGGTGAACTGGCCGGCCTCCACAGTGACGGAGGTTGCCGTGCCAGAAAGGATTACGGCGGAACCGTAGAGCTGCCCGTTGACGCCGTACCCGTACAGGGAACCGACGGCGAACACATCGGACGTTTCGTCAATGTCGATCTGGCTCGTGGATGCCGCGCCGCCCACGACGTCTGCCACGACCTCAAGCGTGATCTTGTCACCCTCGAGGACCGTGAAAGGCGGGTTGAACGTGACGGTCGCGTACTTGTTCTTGAATTCGGCTGCGACGTTGGTCAGGACGGTTCCGTCCGTGCGGCGCACCTTGATGTTCGTGATGTCGCCGTCGGAGACGGTGCCGTTCTGGTGGAGCGTCATGGTGTAGAGCGTCTGGTCCTCCACGGAATCCGTGGAAACCTCGAAGCGCCCTACCACAACACCCTTGTCACCAACCTCCACCTGATCGGGGGAGACGGTGCGATAGGCCACGGTGATCTGCCCGCTGTCGACGGCGCCCACCTTGAAGGTGTTGCCGCGCATGGGGAAGTTACCCGTGACGCTCTTGGCGTTGCTGAGGAAATCCGACTGCAGCTCCACCGCGAAGTTGTGCTCGGCGGAAGGGGAAGCAGTGGCGGAGATGTCGCCCACCAGGTCCACGGTCACGGTCTTGCAGGCCGGGATCACGAGGGCGCTGATGAAGCGGACGCTGGCCGTCTGGTCGCTGCTGTCGATGGAACGCTCGCGGGTGACGCGGCCTCCGTCGATGGTGGCGTAGACGCCGGTGATGTCTGCCTTGGCACCGAAGCCCTCATGGAGGACCGTGATGTTTTCCAAGGTTACGCTGTCATCACAAGAAGCCGTGAGGTCCAGCGAGAGGAAGGTGACCTGGTGCGCGCCCTGGGGAAGGGTGTCGCCCACCGGGTTCGTGGAGGAAACGGAGACCTCCAACGTGCCGTTACCCTGGGGAAGGGTGCTGTAGCCGTTGAACTTCTCGGAGTCCGAGAAGGTGTCGCCGTCCGCGGTCTTCATGTTGGAGACCGTGAGCGTGTACTCCTTGCCTGCAGTGAGGCCCTCGGAGACAACGACTTCCACGCTCTTCTCACCCACCACCGTCACGGAAGCGACCGTGGCGGCCGGGGAGAAAACGTAGTTCGCGAGCGTCTTTGCCGCAGCCTCATCCACAGCGACGTTGAACGTCACCTCCACCTTGGTGGAGGAGACGGCAGACACCGTGGAGATGGAAGGCGTGGACGCGTTGGGCGTACCGGCGCTGCAGTCCTCGCCGTAGACGAGGCCCTGGTCGACGCGGTTGAGCATGACGACCATTTCGGCGCGGTTCATGTTGTCCGTGGGGCGCACGCGACCCGTGGTGGAATCACCCTGGAGGACGCAATGGTCCGCGGCGATTTGGATCGCCTGCGTGTACCACTGGCCGGCCGGGTTATCCACGAACGTCGGGGCGTCTGCGGTGGACTCCAAGTTGAAGGCGCGGACAATGAGGGTCGCAGCCTCCGCGCGGCTGATGTTGGCAGAGGGGCGGGCGTAGCAGGGATGGGTGCCGTAGCAGTTGCCATCACCCTTTACCCAGCCCTCCTTGCCTGCCTCTTCCATGTAGTTGTAGTACCAAGCCGACGCCTTGACGTCGTCATAGCTGGGCACCGCAGGAGGAGAGGAGAGAATGCCGCCGTTGAGCTCGACGATGAGCTTCACGAACTCGGCGCGGTTGGCCGTGTCCACGGGGCGAAAATTCGGCTGAGTGGCATCGAGGTAGCCGGCGTCCACGAAGGACTGGACGGCTTCCTCAAACCACACGCCGGCAGAAACGTCTGCATAGGCCGCGAACACGCTGCTGACCTGCGTGAACATGATGGCTGCTGCCGACATCCCTGCTACGACTTTCTTCAAGCGAGAAAGTTCCATAGGAATGGGGTAGAAAAGGAAGTAAAGAGGGAAGAGAGGAGAGATGTGGTGTGGGTGTGTTGGTTGCGTAAGTTGGGAAAGAGTGGTGTTCCGCGGGCATCTTCGGCTTGTGTCGTGAGATGAGTGCCTTTCCCTTCAGAACGAGGTCTGGGGGACGCGCTCTCCTCCTTAAATATAAAGAGCACACACGAAGTGGAAGTGCCGAATGCGTTGCGTGCGAAACAGGTCTACGTCGTACGGGAAGTACAAAACGTGGACCGCACACTCAAAGTGCACGATCCTTCGCTTCTGGAGCGGGATGTGAAACTCGTCCTGCTTTGGCGGCGCGAAGGGCGCCGATTGGTACAGGGCAAGGTGCCGATATGACAAGGATCGGTGGACCACGCTCATCTTCTCTAGAGAGAGCGGATCAGCGGAGATCCTAGCGAAACCGCTCTTCCCTAAGCAAGCTTCGCGCCCTCTACAGGTGGCAATACAAGGAACGTAGGGACCCCCTGTTTGTTACGTGGGAAAGGGGTGCCCGGAAGGGGCGGTAACGGAAGTTGCTCATGTGGATGCCATTTTCTACCCCCTTCTTCGGCTAAGAATACCCACAAAAGCCGCAAAGAGGGCAGGAATAAAATCCTGTTGCATATTC
This region includes:
- a CDS encoding saccharopine dehydrogenase NADP-binding domain-containing protein, whose product is MESIESLAARLRVSFPGRILLLGYGGVAQCTLPMLLRHLDMPRDRITVMDFVDNAKNPLLQPALAEGVKFVCEKIERATMGKQFGAYLGEGDILIDLAWNIGCTDILTWCHDHGVLYVNTSVEQWDPYEDWEHKLTTDRTLYVRHMAIRALLKGWQEPGPTAIIEHGANPGLVSHFTKRGLLDIAKKLVAEKPGDPRAKDIQAAMDGGAYPRLAQLLNVKVIHISEIDTQVTNIPHGFDEFVNTWSVEGFYEEGTAPAEMGWGTHERALPPDARCHVSGPRNQICMARFGINTFVRSRVPSQDIVGMVVRHGEAFTISDYLTVNGPDGTPVYRPTVHYAYCPSLAAIASLHALRCRHYVKQEKMRIMGDDITGGVDELGCLFMGHDFKSWWTGTVLSIEEARRLVPHMNATTMQVAASVLGAVFWMIKNPRRGVLVPDQLPHEEILSVAGPYLGECPSVPLDWMPHGNDTVAAKTVNTFTPADDDPWQFQCFLLA
- a CDS encoding S-adenosylmethionine decarboxylase; translation: MVTTSAHRTLPAHSRASSRPSTAASGLSSQTKLFTPLTKAEYEHSKAWGMAMAIDIHGCDPALVRDADAIKLFVKELCVKIDMKRFGDTLVVNFGEDEKVAGFSMTQLIETSLISAHFANQTNSVYLDVFSCKFYEAQTVIDYALSFFRGTSYNAHCLLRGCAEFPKAYQQEFSGRNIVLNTAFAPVTV
- a CDS encoding superoxide dismutase codes for the protein MPYTLPKLPYSYDALEPHIDAKTMEVHYSKHHQAYCDNANKALAGTDWAEKPIEEVLKNLEQLPPDKRTAVRNHGGGFYNHNLFWTFMGGNAREPGAELKAGLEKSFGGFDAFREKFEAAALGQFGSGWAWLVVSRQPSADSDQLEIVKTANQDSPISAGKVPLLAIDVWEHAYYLKYQNRRPDYVKAWWNVVNWEEVGRRFAEGK
- a CDS encoding peptidoglycan bridge formation glycyltransferase FemA/FemB family protein translates to MDIRLLTSAEELSSYDRWVKGHPHGTLWQSLEWKGYREALGRRVRIYAALEGPRITASALVVIDRTAFGLSTWDISRGPLGNEEMQNAQWDMVNRIVTDAKNGACISLFFSPLSSFCISNFAFPIRPSRRHQQPEATRILDLTPPEDRLLAQMKPKGRYNISVAQKHGVRVERSDDVDAFYRLLEQTGNRDGFGILPKRHYEAFLSHLKESFLLLAYAPSPGRQAEGWERGLGGEVREATEVIAKEKLPIAALLGVIWNGTGIYYYGASDYESRALMAPYLLQWEAMRFCKARGCAVYDLLGVAPPLPKGEGAGGRGGWGSGRWGRGRWDGISSFKEKFGGTVVTYPPERQMILHPVMNALLQSKRKIFG
- a CDS encoding S-layer homology domain-containing protein, giving the protein MELSRLKKVVAGMSAAAIMFTQVSSVFAAYADVSAGVWFEEAVQSFVDAGYLDATQPNFRPVDTANRAEFVKLIVELNGGILSSPPAVPSYDDVKASAWYYNYMEEAGKEGWVKGDGNCYGTHPCYARPSANISRAEAATLIVRAFNLESTADAPTFVDNPAGQWYTQAIQIAADHCVLQGDSTTGRVRPTDNMNRAEMVVMLNRVDQGLVYGEDCSAGTPNASTPSISTVSAVSSTKVEVTFNVAVDEAAAKTLANYVFSPAATVASVTVVGEKSVEVVVSEGLTAGKEYTLTVSNMKTADGDTFSDSEKFNGYSTLPQGNGTLEVSVSSTNPVGDTLPQGAHQVTFLSLDLTASCDDSVTLENITVLHEGFGAKADITGVYATIDGGRVTRERSIDSSDQTASVRFISALVIPACKTVTVDLVGDISATASPSAEHNFAVELQSDFLSNAKSVTGNFPMRGNTFKVGAVDSGQITVAYRTVSPDQVEVGDKGVVVGRFEVSTDSVEDQTLYTMTLHQNGTVSDGDITNIKVRRTDGTVLTNVAAEFKNKYATVTFNPPFTVLEGDKITLEVVADVVGGAASTSQIDIDETSDVFAVGSLYGYGVNGQLYGSAVILSGTATSVTVEAGQFTIEINGPAQQSYTRDQNDAVLGNVVFTTGGDTVNVKELYVAVQAQTVTGAALITGRSSTSYDEVEEVLENVTMRNATTGTSLEGTPLGDASTDKGTTGLGATTAAYQIYRFDDFTVNGKETWQIKADFKDNSAGNHPLNGDQFKVQICGEPTQIGSAANTVYCDFGGLLANQTTANSYQMDIEGLSTGDKVEDVRPRGTISGNAHRIADASLQVSVQALSTTETAVKNAKNVRLLRFNARAGEAKNILLTKFIFESAAGTNTIKNGVNYALWVDTDGDGTVDTILDSGKSSVSSAVTFDTITNGGFVVNKEQTVTFEVHSDIAGSLQTTASLQLRFATGSTFIEAETVDRGSSLSGLNVNGTIILSAASADMTVTTTPSTLFSLVNQGTLYVTKDTTPVRNHQLLAGTLGDTILRLNFRAENEPIDVTNLQLTSSGSTAASIERLELYKEGATSYFAIATTNSCGTDDVPSFNPNGYSTSIATFCASMQTQQLVVPKGGEVKVLVKPRLKNDDAGATSNQLIALFIDPDDAMNNSTGTGAVRARGADSSNNLNGNDLGSDGEVLIGSSVLATANAIISSNTHRSVLAKITAITNANTDPNGTNVSAGVKEIGKFKISAAANTNSKNGLNKVTLSGVYFNVTATNVAIGSGSFYMYNSANQNVTKSCSAYTTGGTAMPNVLSGSFIVLCDFRTTTSNVQTQIDQGTDSTFVLRAEITNPDVVAANTSNLLVSIQDFSSDTKQSFAYNNSHFVWDDQDNGGSEGFTWVEYPETVISSTSYQS